A segment of the Flavobacterium azooxidireducens genome:
AACCAAAAAGTTAACATATATTGTAATGAGACAAACCACAAGAATATTGACCTTGCTTTTTTTCATCTTGACAATTAGTTCATACGGACAAGTTGACAAGAAAAAAAACTATTTTCCAATTTGGAGTTTTCATAAGGACAGTATAAACATTCATGGAATTTCTGTTGGACTATGGTCCTTCAACAGTGAGCCGAGACATACAAATACTAACGGAATTAAAATTGAGTTAATCGGTGTGGGATTAGGAATTCCTTTGATACCAAGAAGCCCCATTGTTAAAACAGATAGTTTATTTATAAAATTAAAGAAAGAACCATTATCCGAGAGAATAAACGGACTAAATTTATCTGCATCAGGTTCTGTTTGTCACTGTTTGACGAATGGCTTGACTGCGGGTTATATTGGACAAATACATTTTCAAGTTAATGGAATCTCAACATCTCTTTTTATGAACTTTACACAAAAACATAATGGAGTAATGGCTGCGTTTTTTAATGACGCATACTATATGAACGGTTTACAAGTTGGTTTTATAAACAATGGTTACAAAACTAAGGGACTTCAAATTGGAATGTTTGGCAACAACACTAGTGAAATGAAAGGGCTTCAAATCGGACTTTACAATAAATCAAAGAAACTTAAGGGGCTTCAAATCGGACTTTGGAATGTTAACCAAAAACGAAAATTCCCTATAATTAATTGGAATTTTAAACGA
Coding sequences within it:
- a CDS encoding LA_2272 family surface repeat-containing protein, translated to MRQTTRILTLLFFILTISSYGQVDKKKNYFPIWSFHKDSINIHGISVGLWSFNSEPRHTNTNGIKIELIGVGLGIPLIPRSPIVKTDSLFIKLKKEPLSERINGLNLSASGSVCHCLTNGLTAGYIGQIHFQVNGISTSLFMNFTQKHNGVMAAFFNDAYYMNGLQVGFINNGYKTKGLQIGMFGNNTSEMKGLQIGLYNKSKKLKGLQIGLWNVNQKRKFPIINWNFKRETE